In one window of Reinekea forsetii DNA:
- the carA gene encoding glutamine-hydrolyzing carbamoyl-phosphate synthase small subunit, with product MSTPAILALEDGSIFNGIGFGAVGEAIGEVVFNTSMTGYQEILTDPSYAQQIVTLTHPHVGNTGVNSEDEESDQVWASGLVIRDVPLMHSSFRSEQSLADYLKARNIVSIGNIDTRRLTRILREKGALNGCIMAGENIDVDRALALAKGFAGLKGMDLAKVVSVKAPYQWTEGSWQLGVGHTQPDTSKFHVVAYDFGVKRNILRMLADRGCRITVVPAQTPAADVLALAPDGVFLSNGPGDPEPCDYAIRAIAEILTTNIPVFGICLGHQLLGLACGAQTGKMKFGHHGANHPVAVLADQTVMITSQNHGFAIEESSLPGHLVATHRSLFDQSLQGIRHTDKAAFSFQGHPEASPGPHDCAPLFDQFIDYMSQRQS from the coding sequence TTGAGTACGCCTGCCATACTCGCGCTCGAAGACGGAAGTATTTTCAACGGTATCGGCTTTGGTGCCGTTGGTGAAGCCATTGGTGAAGTGGTATTTAATACCTCCATGACCGGCTACCAAGAGATCCTCACGGATCCATCCTATGCCCAGCAAATCGTCACCCTGACCCATCCCCATGTCGGCAATACCGGCGTGAACTCGGAAGATGAAGAGTCCGATCAGGTCTGGGCGTCGGGTCTAGTGATTCGCGACGTACCGCTGATGCACAGCAGCTTCCGCAGTGAGCAATCGCTCGCCGACTACCTGAAAGCACGCAATATAGTGTCTATCGGTAATATTGACACTCGTCGTCTGACCCGAATTCTGCGCGAAAAGGGTGCTCTAAACGGTTGCATCATGGCCGGTGAGAACATCGACGTCGATCGCGCCTTAGCGTTGGCCAAGGGTTTTGCCGGCTTGAAAGGCATGGATTTGGCCAAGGTAGTCAGTGTTAAGGCGCCCTATCAGTGGACCGAAGGCAGCTGGCAATTAGGCGTTGGTCATACCCAACCCGATACCAGCAAGTTTCACGTCGTCGCCTATGATTTCGGGGTCAAACGCAACATTCTGCGCATGCTTGCTGATCGCGGTTGCCGCATCACCGTGGTCCCGGCGCAAACGCCGGCTGCCGATGTTCTGGCGCTCGCCCCTGATGGCGTATTTTTGTCCAACGGGCCGGGCGATCCGGAACCGTGCGACTATGCCATTCGCGCCATTGCTGAGATTTTAACTACCAATATCCCGGTCTTCGGGATCTGTTTGGGCCATCAGTTGTTGGGCCTGGCTTGCGGTGCGCAAACCGGCAAGATGAAGTTTGGTCATCACGGTGCCAACCATCCGGTCGCGGTACTGGCCGACCAGACGGTGATGATCACCAGTCAAAACCACGGTTTTGCCATCGAAGAAAGCAGTTTGCCAGGCCATTTGGTGGCCACGCACCGGTCCTTGTTTGACCAGTCACTGCAGGGCATACGGCATACTGACAAGGCTGCCTTTAGCTTCCAAGGCCATCCGGAAGCAAGTCCCGGTCCACACGATTGCGCGCCCTTGTTTGATCAATTTATTGATTATATGAGCCAACGCCAGTCCTAA
- a CDS encoding helix-turn-helix domain-containing protein, giving the protein MSQTSQLIDTLKKILRERKITYADVATHLNLSEANVKRMFSKRHFTLNRLEAICSLANADLGYLITRMHEGSMIIDELTLEAEQDLIANIKLLLMAQLLINRWTLDDIVSIYNFDEHEATRLLAKLDRLGFIELLPGNRVRTLVSRNFKWIQNGPVHKYFENHVAGEFFNCTFNPKAGELLVFMAGMLTRQSNRHMQNSMRRLAREFDDLCKEDGKLPVSETYGSGIVLALRPWELSVFAEYRRVPNTKKF; this is encoded by the coding sequence ATGTCACAAACTAGCCAATTGATTGACACGCTCAAAAAAATTCTACGTGAGCGCAAAATTACCTATGCCGATGTCGCAACCCACCTAAATCTCAGCGAAGCCAATGTTAAGCGCATGTTTTCCAAACGGCACTTCACCCTCAATCGACTCGAAGCTATCTGCTCACTGGCCAATGCCGATCTGGGTTACCTGATTACCCGGATGCATGAGGGCTCGATGATCATCGACGAGTTAACGCTGGAAGCCGAACAAGATCTGATCGCCAACATCAAGTTATTGTTGATGGCCCAATTACTGATCAACCGCTGGACATTGGACGATATAGTGTCTATCTATAATTTTGACGAACACGAGGCCACTCGCCTGCTGGCAAAACTTGATCGGCTCGGCTTTATCGAACTGCTGCCAGGCAATCGGGTCCGCACACTGGTGTCGCGCAACTTTAAGTGGATTCAGAACGGACCGGTACATAAATACTTCGAAAATCATGTCGCCGGGGAGTTCTTCAACTGCACTTTCAACCCCAAGGCCGGCGAACTACTGGTCTTCATGGCTGGCATGCTAACTCGTCAATCGAACCGCCATATGCAAAACAGCATGCGCCGGCTGGCGCGCGAGTTTGATGACCTCTGTAAGGAAGATGGCAAACTGCCAGTCAGTGAAACCTATGGCTCTGGAATAGTGTTGGCGTTGCGGCCTTGGGAGCTGAGTGTCTTTGCCGAGTATCGCCGAGTACCCAACACCAAAAAATTCTAA
- a CDS encoding putative metalloprotease CJM1_0395 family protein: MSTISGVFPNAITPTFAPSADPANQLRLRRENDAAVFAPVDEAAATAGSRAALISQPGRLESEQALASAAALASGSKTNGSVEAQPSLSREAVDAVSVDNRDKAAHQEERTKEASHQAEHDRIKLEGEVDLVRELASLDREVRAHEQAHKSVGGQHTGAMAFTFEFGPDGKRYAVAGEVPINVGRVMGDPEATLQKAEQVHRAALAPAEPSIQDRRVAVIASQMVHDAQVEIRQVDREQSIKAAEERGEQAELNREDVAITEANSAAVNDDVLRTSTDTERLPLDVFTDISQAGKQMAQTAAYMTQQQQAVGFNLDTTV; encoded by the coding sequence ATGTCGACCATAAGTGGCGTGTTCCCAAATGCGATAACCCCGACTTTTGCCCCGTCTGCGGACCCGGCGAACCAGCTGCGTCTGCGGCGGGAAAATGATGCGGCGGTTTTTGCACCCGTTGACGAGGCTGCCGCCACGGCGGGCTCGCGGGCCGCGCTTATCAGTCAGCCCGGCCGGCTCGAATCAGAACAGGCCTTGGCCTCTGCGGCCGCCTTGGCGAGCGGATCCAAGACCAATGGTTCGGTTGAAGCGCAGCCCAGCCTGTCTCGGGAGGCTGTTGACGCGGTCTCTGTCGACAATCGAGACAAGGCAGCGCACCAAGAGGAGCGAACTAAAGAGGCGTCGCACCAAGCCGAGCACGATCGTATTAAGCTGGAAGGCGAGGTCGATCTGGTGCGCGAATTGGCAAGCCTCGATCGCGAAGTTCGGGCGCATGAGCAGGCTCATAAATCAGTGGGCGGTCAGCACACCGGCGCCATGGCCTTTACATTTGAATTTGGCCCAGATGGCAAGCGTTATGCTGTCGCCGGTGAGGTGCCCATCAATGTCGGTCGAGTGATGGGCGACCCAGAAGCGACACTGCAAAAAGCCGAGCAGGTTCATCGGGCGGCTTTAGCGCCGGCCGAGCCATCGATTCAAGACCGCCGCGTGGCTGTCATAGCGTCTCAAATGGTGCACGATGCGCAAGTTGAGATCCGCCAGGTTGATCGCGAACAAAGTATCAAGGCTGCTGAAGAGCGTGGCGAGCAGGCCGAATTAAACAGAGAAGACGTCGCCATAACCGAAGCCAACAGCGCGGCGGTAAACGATGACGTGCTGCGCACTAGCACTGACACCGAGCGCTTACCGTTGGACGTGTTCACAGATATCAGTCAGGCCGGTAAGCAAATGGCCCAAACTGCGGCCTACATGACCCAGCAGCAACAAGCTGTGGGCTTTAATCTCGATACCACCGTCTAA
- the bioD gene encoding dethiobiotin synthase: MKKRYFIAGTDTDVGKTHITEALLRAGQQRGLTTLGLKPLAAGADLIDGHWSNDDARRLLAVSTLKLPYEQVNPVLLRAALAPHLAADMEQRRLTAQRLAGFCRGTLMTQQAQLTLIEGAGGWRVPLNNRETLADVAIELNLDVILVVGMRLGCLNHSLLTIEAIQRDGLRLAGWVANCIDPQMTSLDANIQSLISRIPAPLLGTMPFLGVGEAAPAAWLDDRFFDI; encoded by the coding sequence ATGAAAAAACGTTATTTTATTGCCGGCACCGATACCGACGTCGGTAAGACCCATATCACCGAGGCACTGCTTCGGGCTGGGCAACAGCGTGGCTTGACCACTCTCGGTCTGAAGCCCTTGGCGGCGGGTGCCGACCTGATCGACGGGCACTGGTCGAATGATGATGCCCGGCGCCTGCTGGCGGTGTCGACCCTTAAGCTACCCTATGAGCAGGTTAATCCCGTCTTGTTGCGCGCCGCTCTGGCGCCGCATCTAGCCGCCGACATGGAGCAGCGCCGGCTCACGGCGCAGCGTTTGGCGGGCTTTTGTCGTGGCACGCTAATGACTCAGCAGGCCCAGCTGACGTTGATCGAGGGTGCTGGCGGCTGGCGGGTGCCACTTAATAATCGGGAGACATTGGCCGACGTGGCTATAGAGTTGAATCTTGATGTAATTCTGGTCGTGGGTATGCGGCTAGGGTGCCTGAATCATAGCTTGCTCACGATTGAGGCGATTCAGCGCGATGGCCTAAGGCTTGCCGGCTGGGTCGCTAACTGCATTGATCCGCAGATGACGAGCTTAGACGCCAACATTCAGAGTCTTATCAGTCGCATCCCGGCTCCTCTGCTGGGTACTATGCCATTTTTAGGGGTGGGTGAAGCAGCCCCAGCAGCCTGGCTCGATGATCGGTTTTTTGACATATAA
- the bioC gene encoding malonyl-ACP O-methyltransferase BioC: MDKRAVAQVFGRAAEHYDGAAHLQRRVADQLMAQVSELPLRQAGHVVDLGTGTGYCLPSLAQRFQPSLLTALDLAEPMLARARQRVAQVSPVQADLENPPLADNSVDLAVSSLAVQWLDRPDAFINRLAQVLKPGGYLALSTLGPKTLAELRQAWAQVDQATHVNRFLPASDWQAAIAASSLTLTLWHEEQLEVRYDAPLNLVRELKALGAHHVERQHTPAVGHLRPMLRAYEEFICADGRYPATWDVFYLIVRKAL, encoded by the coding sequence ATGGATAAGCGCGCCGTCGCCCAGGTTTTTGGTCGAGCCGCTGAGCATTACGACGGTGCCGCTCACCTGCAGCGTCGGGTCGCAGATCAACTTATGGCTCAGGTAAGTGAATTACCGCTACGCCAAGCGGGCCATGTGGTCGATCTGGGGACTGGGACCGGCTATTGCCTGCCGAGCTTAGCTCAACGTTTCCAACCGAGCCTATTGACCGCGCTGGATCTGGCTGAACCGATGTTGGCGCGCGCTCGACAGCGGGTGGCACAGGTGAGCCCGGTGCAGGCCGATCTGGAAAATCCGCCCCTAGCCGACAACAGTGTCGATTTGGCGGTCTCCAGTTTGGCGGTACAATGGTTGGATCGGCCGGACGCCTTTATCAACCGGCTGGCCCAGGTCCTCAAGCCGGGTGGCTATTTAGCCCTGAGTACACTCGGACCGAAAACCTTGGCTGAATTGCGTCAAGCCTGGGCGCAAGTGGATCAGGCAACACATGTAAATCGATTCCTGCCGGCCAGCGATTGGCAGGCGGCCATCGCGGCGTCATCGCTGACTCTTACCCTCTGGCACGAAGAACAGCTGGAGGTGCGCTATGATGCCCCACTGAATCTGGTGCGAGAGCTCAAAGCCCTCGGCGCGCACCATGTAGAACGACAACATACACCAGCGGTTGGCCATTTACGCCCGATGTTGCGTGCCTATGAAGAATTTATTTGTGCTGATGGCCGTTACCCGGCGACCTGGGATGTCTTTTACCTAATTGTGCGAAAAGCCCTATGA
- a CDS encoding alpha/beta fold hydrolase, with protein sequence MNRVWLPGWHANSQIFDELRAELGADTDERVLSFADTALSRADWLTEQVAALDEGVTLVGWSLGGMLACELASLSAKVKAVFVLNANLQFAGAAGLDSGVADAFMARYRINPVATRGRFAQLVDPVRSGFMMPFLLAGDQLASLHWLYEIDLRQQPIACPVHLLLAHDDLLVPFGSARQVWAGKASSVTAMAGHHSLPLSAPRRVADWIKEHG encoded by the coding sequence ATGAATCGTGTCTGGTTACCGGGTTGGCATGCGAATAGTCAAATATTTGACGAATTACGTGCTGAGTTAGGTGCAGATACTGACGAAAGGGTGCTGTCATTTGCCGATACAGCACTGAGTCGTGCCGACTGGTTGACCGAGCAAGTTGCCGCCTTGGACGAGGGAGTTACTCTGGTCGGTTGGTCCTTGGGTGGGATGTTGGCCTGTGAGTTAGCCAGCCTAAGCGCCAAGGTCAAGGCCGTCTTTGTGCTTAACGCCAATCTCCAATTTGCCGGGGCCGCTGGCCTGGACTCGGGCGTGGCGGACGCCTTTATGGCTCGATACAGGATCAATCCAGTGGCCACTCGGGGTCGTTTTGCTCAGCTGGTCGATCCCGTTCGGAGCGGGTTTATGATGCCTTTTTTGTTGGCCGGCGATCAGCTTGCCAGTTTGCATTGGCTTTATGAAATAGACCTCCGTCAGCAGCCCATCGCATGCCCAGTGCATCTGTTGTTGGCGCACGACGACCTGTTGGTGCCGTTCGGCAGCGCGCGCCAAGTCTGGGCCGGCAAGGCCAGTAGCGTCACGGCCATGGCGGGTCATCACAGCTTGCCGCTGAGTGCGCCGCGTCGGGTTGCAGACTGGATAAAAGAGCATGGATAA